From Triticum aestivum cultivar Chinese Spring chromosome 4A, IWGSC CS RefSeq v2.1, whole genome shotgun sequence, a single genomic window includes:
- the LOC123083152 gene encoding probable inorganic phosphate transporter 1-12 translates to MASRQLQVLSALDGAKTQWYHFRAIVVAGMGFFTDAYDLFCISLVTKLLGRIYYADPSSPTPGSLPPNVAAAVNGVALCGTLVGQLFFGWLGDRLGRKSVYGMTLMLMVVCSVASGLSFGHSPASVMATLCFFRFWLGFGIGGDYPLSATIMSEYANKKTRGAFIAAVFAMQGFGILAGGVVTLVLSTVFRNAFPAPAYQVDAAASTVPQADYVWRIILMLGALPAALTYYWRTKMPETARYTALVAKDAKQASLDMSKVLQSEIEAEPEKLDEIMARGEDYGLFTSRFAKRHGLHLLGTATAWFLVDVAYYSQNLFQKDIFGSIGWIPKARTMDALEEVFRISRAQTLIALCGTVPGYWFTVFLIDVVGRFWIQLVGFAMMTVFMLGLALPYHHWTTPGNHVGFVVMYGLTFFFANFGPNATTFIVPAEIFPARLRSTCHGISAAAGKAGAIIGAFGFLYAAQSQDPAHVDAGYKPGIGVQKALYVLAACNLLGFLVTFLVPESKGKSLEEMSGEADAEEGNGANIVRPSGEQLV, encoded by the coding sequence ATGGCGAGCCGGCAGCTGCAGGTGCTGAgcgcgctggacggcgccaagacgCAGTGGTACCACTTCAGGGCGATCGTCGTCGCCGGCATGGGCTTCTTCACCGACGCCTACGACCTCTTCTGCATCTCGCTCGTCACCAAGCTCCTCGGCCGCATCTACTACGCCGACCCCTCCAGCCCCACCCCTGGCTCGCTGCCGCCCAACGTGGCCGCGGCCGTCAACGGCGTCgcgctctgcggcaccctcgtcgGCCAGCTCTTCTTCGGCTGGCTCGGCGACAGGCTCGGCCGGAAGAGCGTCTACGGCATGACGCTCATGCTCATGGTCGTCTGCTCCGTCGCCTCCGGGCTCTCGTTCGGACACTCCCCGGCCAGCGTCATGGCCACGCTCTGCTTCTTCCGCTTCTGGCTCGGCTTCGGCATCGGCGGCGACTACCCTCTGTCCGCCACCATCATGTCCGAGTACGCCAACAAGAAGACAAGAGGGGCGTTCATCGCCGCCGTCTTCGCCATGCAGGGCTTCGGCATCCTCGCCGGCGGCGTCGTCACGCTCGTCCTCTCCACGGTTTTCCGTAACGCTTTCCCGGCCCCGGCGTACCAGGTCGACGCCGCCGCGTCCACCGTGCCGCAGGCGGACTACGTGTGGCGCATCATCCTCATGCTCGGCGCGCTGCCTGCGGCGCTCACGTACTACTGGCGAACGAAGATGCCGGAGACGGCGCGGTACACGGCGCTGGTCGCAAAGGACGCGAAGCAGGCCTCGCTGGACATGTCCAAGGTGCTTCAATCGGAGATCGAGGCGGAGCCGGAGAAGCTGGACGAGATCATGGCCAGAGGCGAGGACTACGGCCTCTTCACGTCGCGGTTCGCCAAGCGCCACGGCCTGCACCTCCTCGGCACGGCGACGGCGTGGTTCCTGGTCGACGTCGCGTACTACAGCCAGAACCTGTTCCAGAAGGACATCTTCGGCAGCATCGGGTGGATCCCCAAGGCGCGCACCATGGACGCGCTCGAGGAGGTGTTCCGCATCTCCCGCGCGCAGACGCTCATCGCGCTCTGCGGCACCGTGCCGGGCTACTGGTTCACCGTGTTCCTCATCGACGTCGTCGGAAGGTTCTGGATCCAGCTCGTGGGGTTCGCCATGATGACCGTTTTCATGCTCGGCCTCGCGCTGCCGTACCACCACTGGACGACGCCGGGCAACCACGTGGGCTTCGTCGTCATGTACGGGCTCACCTTCTTCTTCGCCAACTTCGGGCCGAACGCAACCACGTTCATCGTGCCGGCCGAGATCTTCCCGGCGCGGCTCCGGTCGACCTGCCACGGCATCTCCGCTGCGGCGGGGAAGGCCGGTGCCATCATCGGGGCGTTCGGGTTCCTCTACGCGGCGCAGTCGCAGGACCCGGCGCACGTGGACGCCGGGTACAAGCCTGGGATCGGCGTGCAGAAGGCGTTGTATGTGCTCGCTGCGTGCAACCTCCTGGGGTTCTTGGTGACGTTCCTCGTGCCGGAGTCGAAGGGGAAGTCGCTCGAGGAGATGTCCGGCGAGGCCGACGCCGAGGAAGGCAACGGCGCCAATATCGTCCGCCCGTCGGGAGAGCAGCTGGTTTGA